A genomic region of Paenibacillus sp. PL2-23 contains the following coding sequences:
- a CDS encoding ATP-binding protein, with translation MTNKPLRVQLWFVLCGVFACLFLLVLIALRPTLNAFFTKETYTSIDNAQQAVRSGGQLQLVLEGETGWERQQELQNIRAVQHIVMLDNGRLAPAAKIPGQLGPHIRKQALTQTAESQRYSLSSSGDTIRYIISKTSLAGRSVYLISYMWDTYQKELTATLFKRLALLFAIVTVIGLLPAYALSHYLTRPLRKLQEHVRRIAAREWHKPVPIERSDEIGELSVSIESMRKQLVQHDEAQQEMLQQLSHELKTPVMVIHSYAQAILDGIYPKGSVEASVQVIESEADRLSARIAKLLFLTKLDYIAEQQQPPVRQSIRLDKLAADVVERLSLRRPELSIACRLEPGVELPGDESQLTAIIENLVDNGIRFAHSRLEVSLSRQLAAGSGPSRPGGVAPGIVLEVWNDGEPLDPELGERLFQPFQHGKRGQFGLGLAIVSRAAKLHGGRALAENARGGVRFTVYFGP, from the coding sequence ATGACGAACAAGCCGCTCCGCGTGCAGCTATGGTTCGTCCTGTGCGGCGTATTCGCATGCCTGTTCCTCCTCGTGCTGATCGCGCTGCGCCCGACGTTGAACGCTTTCTTCACCAAGGAGACCTACACCTCTATAGATAATGCCCAGCAGGCTGTCCGCTCCGGCGGACAGCTGCAGCTCGTTCTGGAGGGCGAGACGGGCTGGGAGCGCCAGCAGGAGCTGCAGAACATTCGGGCCGTTCAGCACATCGTGATGCTCGATAATGGCCGACTGGCGCCCGCTGCCAAGATACCGGGCCAATTGGGGCCGCACATTCGCAAGCAGGCGCTGACGCAGACTGCTGAATCGCAGCGGTACTCGCTGAGCAGCTCCGGGGACACCATTCGCTATATCATTTCCAAAACCTCATTGGCGGGACGCAGCGTCTATCTCATCTCCTACATGTGGGACACGTATCAGAAGGAGCTCACGGCGACGCTGTTCAAACGGCTGGCGCTGCTGTTCGCCATCGTCACCGTCATCGGGCTTCTGCCGGCCTATGCGCTGTCTCATTACTTGACGCGTCCGCTCCGGAAGCTGCAGGAGCATGTGCGGCGCATCGCGGCGCGCGAGTGGCATAAGCCCGTGCCTATTGAACGGTCTGACGAGATTGGCGAGCTGTCCGTCTCAATTGAAAGCATGCGCAAGCAGCTCGTCCAGCATGATGAAGCCCAGCAGGAGATGCTGCAGCAGCTGTCCCACGAGCTCAAGACGCCGGTCATGGTCATTCACAGCTACGCGCAGGCCATTCTCGACGGCATCTACCCCAAGGGCAGCGTAGAAGCGTCGGTGCAGGTCATTGAGAGCGAAGCCGATCGGCTGTCGGCCAGAATCGCGAAGCTCCTGTTTCTAACGAAGCTCGACTATATAGCGGAGCAGCAGCAGCCACCGGTGCGCCAGAGCATTCGGCTAGACAAGCTCGCGGCCGATGTTGTGGAGCGGCTGAGCTTGCGCAGGCCGGAGCTCTCTATTGCATGTCGGCTGGAGCCGGGCGTCGAGCTGCCAGGAGATGAGTCGCAGCTGACCGCGATTATCGAGAATCTCGTAGACAACGGCATTCGGTTCGCCCATTCCAGGCTGGAGGTGTCGTTAAGCCGGCAGCTCGCCGCGGGCTCCGGGCCGTCGCGGCCAGGGGGCGTAGCTCCAGGCATTGTGCTGGAGGTATGGAACGACGGCGAGCCGCTCGACCCCGAGCTCGGCGAGCGGCTGTTCCAGCCGTTCCAGCACGGCAAGCGAGGCCAATTCGGCCTGGGCCTCGCCATTGTGTCCCGCGCGGCGAAGCTGCATGGCGGGCGGGCCTTGGCGGAGAACGCGCGGGGCGGCGTTCGGTTTACGGTTTATTTTGGACCATGA
- the asnB gene encoding asparagine synthase (glutamine-hydrolyzing): MCGFVGYIKGSHAMDHSSIMANMLETIVHRGPDSGGVHEDDSVVLGFRRLSIIDLSTAANQPLYSEDGSIVLVFNGEIYNFQELREELKSKGYTFRTSSDSEVLIYGYLAYGTELLGRLRGMFAFCIWDKRDGTTFIARDGFGIKPLYYTRHTVDGTFLFGSEIKSFLPHPSFVKELNKDALRPYLTFQYSAMDETFFKGVYKLPPAHYMVLKNGEMTLQSYWDKSFREEEQSLEHYVEEIRETMRESVAAHRISDVKVGSFLSGGIDSSYITALLRPNKSFSVGFADYEAMFNETNLAKELSEQLNVHNERRMVTAEECFNALPTIQYHMDEPHSNLSSLPLYFLAELARRDVTVVLSGEGADEIFGGYPWYQNSPKMERYEKLPYGIRRAVHHVAKKLPANRISEFLVKGGQKVEERFIGEAVIFTEEDALGVLKPDYRKGPSVSSITRKVYNDVQGKDDVTKMQHLDLHLWLPGDILLKADKMSMAHSIELRVPFLDKRVMELGKKLPSRHRVNAIDTKYALRQAALQELPEEWANRPKLGFPVPVRHWLREERYYNLVKETFSSDYAEAFFNTDKLIGYLDEHYHGRRNRARYIWTSYVFLVWYKRFFMDM; the protein is encoded by the coding sequence ATGTGCGGATTTGTAGGATACATCAAAGGAAGCCACGCAATGGATCATTCATCCATTATGGCCAATATGCTGGAGACCATCGTCCATCGCGGGCCCGACAGCGGCGGTGTGCACGAGGATGACAGCGTGGTGCTGGGCTTTCGCAGGCTGAGCATTATCGACCTGTCGACGGCGGCGAATCAGCCTTTATATAGCGAGGACGGCAGCATTGTCCTCGTCTTCAACGGCGAGATCTACAACTTTCAGGAGCTCCGCGAGGAGCTGAAGAGCAAGGGCTATACGTTCCGTACCTCCTCGGACAGCGAGGTGCTCATCTACGGGTACTTGGCTTACGGCACGGAGCTGCTTGGGCGGCTGCGGGGCATGTTCGCGTTCTGCATCTGGGACAAGCGTGACGGCACGACGTTTATCGCGCGCGACGGCTTCGGCATCAAGCCGCTCTATTATACGCGCCATACGGTAGACGGCACGTTCCTGTTCGGCTCGGAGATCAAGTCATTCCTGCCTCATCCGTCCTTCGTGAAGGAGCTGAACAAGGACGCGCTGCGTCCTTACTTGACGTTCCAATATTCGGCCATGGACGAAACATTCTTCAAGGGCGTGTACAAGCTGCCGCCCGCGCATTATATGGTGCTCAAGAACGGCGAGATGACGCTTCAATCCTACTGGGACAAGTCGTTCCGCGAGGAAGAGCAGTCGCTGGAGCATTATGTGGAGGAGATCCGCGAGACGATGCGGGAGTCCGTAGCCGCTCATCGAATCAGCGACGTGAAGGTCGGCTCGTTCCTCTCCGGAGGCATCGACTCCAGCTATATTACGGCGCTGCTGCGTCCGAACAAGTCGTTCTCCGTCGGCTTCGCCGATTATGAAGCGATGTTCAACGAGACGAACCTGGCCAAGGAGCTGTCGGAGCAGCTGAACGTGCACAACGAGCGCCGTATGGTGACGGCGGAGGAATGCTTCAACGCCCTTCCGACGATCCAATATCATATGGACGAGCCGCACTCCAATCTGTCCTCGCTGCCGTTGTACTTCCTGGCTGAGCTGGCCCGCAGAGACGTAACGGTCGTTCTGTCGGGCGAGGGTGCGGACGAAATATTCGGCGGATACCCCTGGTACCAGAACTCGCCGAAGATGGAGCGCTACGAGAAGCTGCCTTATGGCATTCGCCGAGCGGTGCATCATGTTGCCAAGAAGCTGCCCGCTAACCGGATTTCCGAGTTTCTCGTCAAGGGCGGACAGAAGGTGGAGGAGCGGTTCATCGGAGAGGCCGTCATCTTCACCGAGGAGGACGCGCTTGGCGTGCTGAAGCCGGATTATCGCAAAGGTCCGTCCGTCTCCAGCATTACACGCAAGGTGTACAACGACGTGCAGGGCAAGGATGACGTGACCAAAATGCAGCATCTCGACCTGCATCTATGGCTGCCGGGCGATATTCTGCTGAAGGCGGACAAGATGAGCATGGCGCATTCCATCGAGCTGCGCGTGCCGTTCCTGGACAAGCGCGTCATGGAGCTGGGCAAGAAGCTCCCGTCGCGCCATCGCGTCAACGCGATTGATACGAAGTACGCCCTGCGCCAGGCGGCGCTGCAGGAGCTGCCCGAGGAATGGGCGAACCGTCCCAAGCTGGGCTTCCCCGTGCCGGTGCGCCATTGGCTGCGCGAGGAGCGCTACTACAACCTCGTGAAGGAGACGTTCTCCTCGGACTACGCGGAGGCGTTCTTCAACACGGACAAGCTGATCGGCTATCTGGACGAGCATTACCACGGCCGCAGGAACCGCGCCCGCTACATTTGGACCTCGTATGTGTTCCTCGTGTGGTACAAGCGATTTTTTATGGATATGTAG
- a CDS encoding HD domain-containing phosphohydrolase, whose translation MHGNGDKAPLYKENLTPEQLLKIIFDYTAKIANDQRLDSVLILMANMGRELVLADRCAVWLVDQLREELFTVVAHGVGELRIPYGSGLVGASICSGEPIFIDDAYKDDRHNRDSDAKTGYRTKAIMTIPFRNNDGEIIGAYQAINKLTKEERFSERDLEYLSLAASYTGKSLESVMLHEEIFATQKEIIETMGEIGESRSKETGKHVRRVSQYSYLIALGLGMTEQEADRLRRASPMHDIGKVAIPDAILQKSGKLTEEEFELMKSHTVIGYELLRHSRRELLLTAAIVAHQHHEKWDGSGYPQGLRGEDIHIYGRITAVADVFDALGSARVYKPAWELERILSLFEQERGRHFDPRVVDAFLAQLPLILEVRDRESDV comes from the coding sequence ATGCATGGGAATGGCGACAAGGCACCCCTATATAAGGAGAATTTGACGCCCGAGCAGCTGTTGAAGATCATATTCGACTATACGGCCAAGATTGCGAACGATCAGCGGCTGGATTCGGTATTGATTCTGATGGCGAACATGGGGCGCGAATTGGTGCTCGCTGACCGCTGCGCCGTCTGGCTGGTGGACCAATTGCGGGAAGAGCTGTTCACCGTCGTCGCCCATGGCGTCGGGGAGCTTCGCATTCCATATGGAAGCGGTCTGGTGGGGGCATCCATCTGCTCCGGCGAGCCGATCTTCATCGATGACGCCTATAAGGATGACCGGCATAACCGGGACAGCGATGCGAAGACGGGTTACCGCACAAAAGCCATTATGACCATTCCATTCCGCAATAATGACGGAGAGATTATTGGCGCTTACCAAGCGATCAACAAGCTGACGAAGGAAGAACGCTTCTCTGAGCGTGATCTGGAATATTTGTCGCTGGCCGCTTCGTACACGGGCAAATCGCTGGAATCCGTTATGCTGCATGAGGAGATATTCGCTACGCAGAAGGAAATTATCGAGACGATGGGCGAGATCGGCGAAAGCCGCTCCAAGGAGACGGGCAAGCACGTTCGTCGCGTCTCGCAATATTCATATTTAATCGCGCTGGGCCTGGGCATGACGGAGCAGGAGGCGGATCGGCTGCGAAGAGCGTCGCCGATGCACGATATCGGCAAGGTCGCCATTCCGGACGCTATTCTGCAGAAATCCGGCAAGCTGACGGAGGAAGAATTCGAGCTCATGAAGAGCCACACGGTCATTGGCTACGAGCTTCTGCGTCATTCCCGCCGCGAGCTTCTGCTGACGGCAGCGATCGTCGCGCATCAGCATCATGAGAAGTGGGACGGCAGCGGCTATCCGCAAGGGCTACGCGGCGAGGACATCCATATCTACGGCCGCATTACCGCCGTCGCTGACGTCTTCGACGCGCTGGGCAGCGCCCGCGTCTATAAGCCCGCGTGGGAGCTGGAGCGCATCCTCTCTTTGTTCGAGCAGGAACGCGGCCGCCACTTCGACCCGCGCGTCGTCGACGCGTTTTTGGCGCAGCTCCCCCTCATTCTCGAGGTGAGGGACCGGGAATCGGACGTTTGA
- a CDS encoding CDP-alcohol phosphatidyltransferase family protein, producing MLDSYARRIVQPAISGGAKLLKGAGLSANTVSWLAMLLGVGSSAVWMAGYPAAAVAVLWISGYLDAVDGTIARMTKPSKWGNILDITFDRVVEGTIMAAILIMYPEHILPLGLILAAILVNVTAFLVAGNVISNSGVKGFHYNPGILERTEAFVFFSLLMLLPSMVAVIAWIFLVLLLFTTIKHLRDVYVWLEENSPD from the coding sequence ATGCTGGATTCTTATGCGCGGCGTATCGTTCAACCCGCTATTAGCGGAGGCGCCAAGCTTCTAAAGGGTGCTGGACTCTCTGCCAATACGGTATCATGGCTGGCTATGCTGCTGGGTGTGGGAAGCAGCGCCGTATGGATGGCCGGCTACCCAGCCGCTGCTGTGGCTGTTCTGTGGATATCCGGTTATCTGGATGCCGTGGATGGCACAATCGCCAGAATGACCAAGCCCTCCAAGTGGGGGAATATATTGGATATTACGTTCGACCGTGTTGTCGAGGGAACGATAATGGCAGCCATCCTGATCATGTATCCCGAGCATATTCTGCCGCTAGGCTTGATACTTGCTGCCATTCTCGTTAACGTGACAGCGTTCCTGGTAGCCGGCAATGTGATTAGCAACTCCGGGGTGAAGGGATTCCACTACAATCCCGGCATATTGGAGCGCACAGAGGCCTTCGTCTTCTTCTCCCTGCTCATGCTGCTTCCGTCGATGGTTGCCGTCATCGCCTGGATCTTCCTGGTCCTGCTTCTGTTCACGACGATCAAGCATCTGCGCGACGTTTATGTCTGGCTCGAAGAGAACAGCCCCGATTAG
- a CDS encoding peptidoglycan bridge formation glycyltransferase FemA/FemB family protein, with the protein MPIVDITNQEERSRYERFIRMSPFASTTQDMAWSEVKSNWLPLYVYLEEGGEIIAAMSVLMVNAVGDGKLAYACKGPVCDPRDAELVHRLVQEAEAAVRAQNAFVLRLDPETVYDEGLCERYAELGYVLRSRNVSAKDTTQPRFNMVLDLKGKSEQELLESFHHKTRYNIRLAERKGVTTRYSAEKSDLELFHDLYVIMSNRHGISYRPYGYFSRMLDAYREYTRVYLAEHEGETIAAAVAISYGDKTWYIYGASGNDKRNLMAPHLLQWEMIKWSVEQGKARYDFGGVFKLDQSDGLYRFKEGFCHPDRYTEYIGEIDRVFDEEAYQRFISQ; encoded by the coding sequence ATGCCGATCGTTGACATCACGAATCAAGAGGAACGGAGCCGCTATGAGCGGTTCATCCGCATGTCGCCGTTCGCGTCTACGACGCAGGATATGGCATGGTCGGAGGTGAAGAGCAACTGGCTTCCGCTGTACGTGTACCTGGAAGAAGGGGGCGAGATCATCGCGGCGATGTCGGTGCTGATGGTGAACGCCGTAGGCGACGGGAAGCTCGCTTATGCGTGCAAAGGTCCCGTGTGCGACCCGAGGGACGCGGAGCTGGTGCACCGCCTGGTGCAGGAGGCGGAGGCGGCTGTGCGAGCCCAGAACGCCTTCGTGCTGCGACTCGATCCGGAGACGGTCTACGACGAGGGGCTGTGTGAGCGGTATGCGGAGCTCGGCTATGTGCTGCGGAGCCGCAATGTGTCCGCGAAGGACACGACGCAGCCGCGCTTCAACATGGTGCTTGATCTGAAGGGCAAGTCGGAGCAGGAGCTGCTGGAGAGCTTCCACCACAAGACGCGCTACAATATCCGGCTGGCGGAACGCAAGGGCGTGACGACCAGATACAGCGCGGAGAAGTCGGATCTGGAGCTCTTCCATGATCTGTACGTCATCATGAGCAACCGCCATGGCATCTCGTATCGGCCGTATGGCTACTTCTCCCGGATGCTGGATGCCTACCGGGAGTATACGCGGGTGTATCTGGCGGAGCATGAGGGCGAGACGATCGCGGCCGCCGTTGCCATCAGCTACGGGGACAAAACCTGGTACATTTACGGCGCAAGCGGCAACGACAAACGGAATCTGATGGCCCCTCATTTGCTGCAATGGGAAATGATCAAATGGTCGGTGGAGCAGGGCAAGGCGCGGTATGACTTCGGCGGGGTGTTCAAGCTGGATCAGTCGGACGGCCTGTACCGCTTCAAGGAAGGCTTCTGCCATCCCGACCGCTATACGGAATATATCGGCGAGATCGACCGGGTATTCGACGAAGAGGCATACCAGAGGTTTATCAGCCAGTAG
- a CDS encoding ATP-grasp domain-containing protein yields MANRDFIPVILGTDINAYGMARSFHMAYGVTSRCIGKGRLFMTNYSDITTIKVVENLDEPSVFADEMIAFARELKQEADKLVLVASSDSYAELVIRNQDKLAPYYELPFVAEKWIDELLYKDRFYALCEEYGLDYPATYIVTKENAESPQLPFGFPVALKPADSIAYLEASFEGKKKAYIIKDQAELDRTLQAIYSSSYAGKMIVQDFIPGDDSHMRVLNAYSDQHGKVRLMCLGRPLLEDCTPSLVGNYVAIVNEYNEDIYIKYQQFLERLGYTGLANFDMKYDARDGKYKIFEINLRQGRSSFFTTGSGYNLAKFIVESLVYGKEEPTVYAHTEHLWLGVPKEVALTYTEDKEAVQYMKKLIKEKKYCLTLQYHADKAIKRWWHVRKYYKQYEDRFKQFYEQKGNL; encoded by the coding sequence GTGGCTAACAGGGACTTCATCCCCGTCATTCTCGGCACTGATATTAACGCTTACGGCATGGCGCGCTCCTTCCATATGGCCTATGGCGTAACGAGCCGCTGCATAGGCAAGGGCCGCCTGTTCATGACGAACTATTCCGATATTACGACGATCAAGGTCGTAGAGAATCTCGACGAGCCGTCCGTCTTCGCCGACGAGATGATCGCCTTCGCGCGCGAGCTGAAGCAGGAGGCGGACAAGCTGGTGCTGGTCGCCAGCAGCGACAGCTACGCGGAGCTGGTCATTCGCAATCAGGACAAGCTGGCGCCTTATTACGAGCTGCCGTTCGTCGCGGAGAAGTGGATCGACGAGCTGCTGTACAAGGACCGGTTCTACGCGCTCTGCGAGGAGTACGGGCTGGATTATCCCGCGACATATATCGTCACCAAGGAGAACGCGGAGTCGCCGCAGCTGCCGTTCGGCTTCCCCGTCGCGCTGAAGCCCGCGGACAGCATCGCTTATCTGGAAGCGTCGTTCGAGGGCAAGAAGAAGGCGTATATCATCAAAGATCAAGCGGAGCTGGACCGCACGCTGCAGGCTATCTACAGCTCCTCCTACGCGGGGAAGATGATCGTGCAGGATTTCATCCCTGGCGACGACTCCCATATGCGGGTGCTGAACGCTTACTCCGATCAGCATGGCAAGGTGCGCCTGATGTGTCTTGGCCGTCCGCTGCTGGAGGATTGCACGCCATCCCTGGTCGGGAATTATGTGGCTATCGTGAACGAATACAATGAGGACATTTATATCAAATATCAGCAGTTCCTCGAGAGGCTCGGCTACACCGGACTGGCTAACTTCGATATGAAGTATGACGCGCGTGACGGCAAATACAAGATATTCGAGATCAACCTGCGCCAGGGCCGCAGCAGCTTCTTCACAACGGGCAGCGGGTATAATCTGGCGAAGTTTATCGTGGAGAGCCTGGTATACGGCAAGGAAGAGCCGACGGTGTATGCCCATACGGAGCATCTGTGGCTGGGCGTGCCGAAGGAGGTCGCGCTGACCTATACCGAGGACAAGGAAGCCGTGCAATATATGAAGAAGCTGATCAAGGAGAAGAAGTATTGCCTGACGCTTCAATACCACGCGGATAAGGCGATCAAGCGCTGGTGGCATGTCCGCAAGTATTACAAGCAATATGAGGACAGGTTCAAGCAATTCTATGAGCAGAAAGGAAATCTGTAA
- a CDS encoding ABC transporter ATP-binding protein — MKPYFLQVDDISYHYQEGHSAFKLKPQSLTLSKGQLLVILGPSGSGKSTLLQLLAGLLQPDTGTILMDGAPVHGLPPEKRGLSMIFQKPYLLPFLTVGENVEIGLKLQGIPRRDRRAKAEHMLQQMGLSDMYNRSISSLSGGQEQRVALARSLVIEPRLLLLDEPFSQLDPMLRRSMGRWLMDMKQQWDTPMIMITHDREEALTLGDHFLIMRDGAMQQWGTLEDVYYEPSNGWTAQFMGFDNVISGIKTGAQVHTCLGVRKLREGCAGISDGPVQVTLRSEWLALTEPGEHSAMTGRVIACSFQGEYSEVKVQMAEEMVVIKQLGIARLEPQSLVGVHIKNDAVWCLPREVS, encoded by the coding sequence ATGAAACCATATTTCTTGCAGGTTGACGATATCAGCTATCATTACCAAGAGGGGCATTCTGCGTTCAAGCTGAAGCCGCAAAGCCTCACCCTCAGCAAGGGCCAATTGCTTGTTATTCTGGGCCCGTCAGGCAGCGGCAAATCCACGCTGCTGCAGCTCCTGGCGGGCTTGCTGCAGCCGGATACCGGAACAATCCTAATGGACGGCGCCCCCGTTCACGGGCTGCCGCCCGAGAAGCGCGGCCTTTCGATGATTTTCCAGAAGCCTTATTTGCTCCCGTTCCTGACTGTGGGCGAGAATGTCGAGATTGGCCTGAAGCTCCAGGGCATCCCTCGCCGAGATCGAAGGGCCAAGGCGGAGCATATGCTTCAGCAGATGGGGCTGTCCGACATGTACAACCGATCCATCTCCTCCTTATCAGGCGGCCAGGAGCAGCGTGTGGCGCTGGCCCGCTCCCTTGTCATCGAGCCCCGGCTGCTCCTGCTGGATGAGCCGTTCAGCCAGCTGGACCCTATGCTTCGACGCAGCATGGGACGCTGGCTGATGGATATGAAGCAGCAGTGGGACACCCCGATGATCATGATCACCCATGATCGTGAGGAGGCGCTGACGCTTGGCGATCATTTCCTCATTATGCGGGATGGCGCCATGCAGCAATGGGGCACGCTGGAGGATGTCTATTACGAGCCGTCCAATGGCTGGACCGCCCAGTTCATGGGCTTCGATAATGTGATCTCCGGCATAAAGACTGGAGCTCAGGTCCATACTTGTCTTGGTGTAAGGAAGCTAAGAGAGGGCTGTGCCGGGATTTCGGATGGTCCGGTTCAGGTGACGCTGCGGTCGGAATGGCTGGCGCTCACTGAGCCCGGGGAGCATTCCGCCATGACGGGGAGGGTCATCGCATGCTCCTTCCAGGGTGAATATTCGGAGGTAAAGGTGCAGATGGCCGAGGAGATGGTGGTAATCAAGCAATTAGGCATCGCCAGGCTTGAACCACAAAGCTTAGTGGGCGTACATATTAAGAATGATGCAGTCTGGTGTCTGCCAAGGGAGGTAAGCTGA
- a CDS encoding C39 family peptidase — protein MKRLIWFVLSLGIIAAAVLVARGDLELGGGGAGPAGDSGGQAGNAPKVVEEAVIEQGTITIVHTDSATQHPIPGTEIAIVDTTSNRTLEVVTTDAEGRAVTSPLNYGNHYAVKQSKVMAPFELSQEAVSVSLLQKNQEVALTSAIPDFVRGYAWGEDGSLDLSEVYIDNVPVVMQKPELPNGCEITSLTAVLNGLGFDLTKENMADHYLPQEPFYRKDGKLYGADPNKAYAGNPRDAIAWFSYAPPIIEAANKVFDEFGGGYTPVDLTGSTREGIYTELDAGRPVVIWVTLDLSPPKVTSSWYFSDTGELFKAPVNLHCVVLNGYNKASNIVHVMNPLEGQVTYDADAFFASYDALGTHALVIR, from the coding sequence TTGAAAAGGTTGATTTGGTTCGTGTTGTCACTCGGCATCATCGCGGCAGCTGTGCTGGTCGCAAGAGGCGACCTGGAGCTTGGAGGCGGCGGAGCGGGACCTGCAGGAGACTCGGGTGGACAAGCCGGGAACGCCCCTAAGGTTGTGGAGGAAGCAGTAATCGAGCAAGGCACTATTACAATTGTTCATACCGACAGCGCAACGCAGCATCCCATTCCGGGAACAGAAATCGCAATTGTCGACACGACGTCCAATAGGACCCTGGAGGTTGTGACGACGGATGCCGAAGGGCGCGCCGTAACGTCGCCGCTGAATTACGGGAATCATTACGCGGTGAAGCAGAGCAAGGTGATGGCGCCGTTCGAGCTGAGCCAGGAGGCTGTCAGCGTCTCGCTTCTGCAGAAGAATCAGGAGGTCGCGCTCACTAGCGCGATTCCGGACTTCGTCCGGGGGTACGCTTGGGGCGAGGACGGTTCCTTGGATCTATCCGAGGTGTACATCGACAACGTTCCGGTCGTCATGCAGAAGCCGGAGCTGCCCAATGGCTGCGAGATTACGTCGCTGACGGCCGTGCTGAACGGCCTGGGCTTCGACCTGACGAAGGAGAACATGGCGGATCATTATTTGCCGCAGGAGCCCTTCTACCGCAAGGATGGCAAGCTGTATGGCGCCGATCCCAACAAGGCTTATGCGGGCAATCCGCGTGACGCCATCGCGTGGTTCTCCTATGCTCCGCCTATTATCGAAGCGGCTAACAAGGTGTTCGACGAGTTCGGCGGCGGCTATACGCCGGTGGATCTGACGGGCAGCACTCGTGAGGGGATCTACACCGAGCTCGACGCGGGACGCCCCGTTGTCATCTGGGTTACACTGGACCTGTCGCCTCCGAAGGTGACTTCGTCATGGTATTTCAGCGATACGGGCGAGCTGTTCAAGGCGCCGGTCAATCTGCACTGCGTCGTGCTGAACGGCTACAACAAAGCAAGCAATATCGTGCATGTCATGAATCCGCTGGAAGGGCAAGTGACTTATGACGCGGATGCCTTCTTCGCCTCCTACGACGCGTTGGGCACACATGCATTGGTGATTAGGTAA
- a CDS encoding response regulator transcription factor: protein MPHLVYLVEDEPHLNGVLRSYMEKEGWGVRAFLTGEEAMDAMRGGQPSLWVLDIMLPDTDGYQLLRDIKAAAPEVPVIFISARDAELDRVLGLELGGEDYIAKPFSPRELIIRARRLLDRLAVPASGGGAGAVSGPGPEHRGTAIPLPPYLLMPGQRTVTEGGAALELTSLEFDVLAFLASSPGHSFTREQILDAVWGADYYGTDRVVDDVVRRIRKKLPQLRLETLYGYGYRLVRP from the coding sequence TTGCCGCATCTCGTGTATTTGGTAGAGGATGAGCCGCATCTGAATGGCGTGCTCCGCTCCTATATGGAGAAGGAAGGCTGGGGCGTGCGCGCCTTCCTGACGGGCGAGGAGGCTATGGACGCCATGCGCGGCGGACAACCCTCGTTGTGGGTGCTGGATATTATGCTGCCGGACACTGACGGCTACCAGCTGCTGCGGGACATCAAGGCCGCAGCGCCGGAGGTGCCCGTCATCTTCATCTCGGCGCGCGACGCGGAGCTGGACCGCGTGCTGGGGCTGGAGCTGGGCGGCGAGGACTACATCGCCAAGCCGTTCTCGCCGCGCGAGCTGATTATTCGAGCGCGCCGGCTTCTGGACAGGCTGGCCGTTCCTGCGTCGGGCGGCGGCGCGGGGGCGGTGTCCGGGCCTGGGCCGGAGCACCGCGGAACGGCGATACCGCTCCCTCCCTACCTCCTAATGCCCGGACAGAGAACAGTGACGGAAGGCGGCGCGGCGCTGGAGCTGACCTCTCTGGAATTTGACGTGCTGGCCTTCCTGGCGTCCAGCCCCGGCCACTCCTTCACCCGCGAGCAAATTCTGGACGCGGTGTGGGGAGCGGATTATTACGGCACGGACCGCGTGGTGGATGACGTCGTCCGGCGCATTCGCAAGAAGCTGCCGCAGCTTCGCCTGGAGACGCTGTACGGCTATGGCTACAGGCTGGTGCGCCCATGA